Proteins found in one Planctomicrobium piriforme genomic segment:
- a CDS encoding universal stress protein: MIRLAKILVPTDFSEFSKHALKYGCELARKFSAELTVLNVVEDIYPLVADPGLMLSAPVDMTTELQQASEIGLKTFVPADWAEGITIHHKVLVGTPFVEVVRFAREHQFDLLVITTHGRSGLAHALMGSVAEKIVRKSSCPVLTVRPEGHDFVMP; this comes from the coding sequence ATGATTCGACTTGCCAAGATTCTGGTCCCCACCGATTTCAGCGAATTCAGCAAACATGCCCTGAAATATGGCTGTGAGCTGGCGCGAAAGTTTTCGGCGGAGTTGACCGTCTTGAACGTGGTGGAAGACATCTACCCGTTGGTGGCTGACCCCGGGTTGATGCTCAGTGCCCCGGTCGACATGACGACCGAACTGCAACAGGCGTCGGAAATTGGCCTGAAGACGTTCGTCCCTGCCGATTGGGCGGAAGGCATCACCATTCATCACAAGGTGCTGGTCGGCACGCCATTTGTCGAAGTGGTTCGCTTTGCCCGGGAACACCAGTTCGACTTGCTCGTCATCACCACCCACGGCCGCAGCGGGCTGGCGCATGCATTGATGGGAAGCGTGGCCGAGAAGATCGTGCGGAAATCCTCCTGCCCGGTGCTGACCGTCCGGCCAGAGGGTCACGACTTCGTGATGCCGTGA